In Flavobacterium enshiense, the genomic stretch ACCAAAAAAGTATGCGGTATTGTCGTTCTGATCCTGATTCTATTCAGTTCGGTGTATTTTATAGATAACATCAAACGCAGGTTCAAATTTAACGAGGGGATTGAAACATTTGTGGATTATGAACCTCGATTTGTGATATGGCCATGCTCTTCTGAAATTATTACGAAAGATTTCAAGAGCATCACTATCGGGTCAGGCGGTTTTGATGAAACGATAAGCGCCTTAACTGAATGTTATTCGACCAGTATAACCAAAGAAGATAAACGAGACTGGTATGTAAAAATCAGGTATAATTCTCATAATCAATTTTTAGGGATTTTACTGGTTGGTGGAATAATTGGCTTGTCTTTTTTTGTAGCCTTCGTTTATTTCCTTTTTAAACGGGCAGATAATTTTATTTTTTTCTCTATAGTTTTAGCTTTAACAATCTTTTTTATCTTTGAATGCGTATTGTACAGGCAGCTCGGATGCTATATAGTTGGCTTAATTTTGAGCTTAGTTAAAAAAAATAATGAATCATAAAATAAAGGTTGCTCACGTTTTACATTCTGTTGGAGGAGTTGATGTTTCTTTAAGGTTGATTTTGGAAAACATCAATCCGAAAGAATTTGAAAATATAATTATTCACGGAACAGACGATGTTAAAGCCGGATTTCATGATAAAACCGGAAGAAAACTAACTGATTATTCCATATCCATTTTCAGGAATATATCCTTTATTAAGGATATAAAGGCCGTGGTTAAGGCATATGCTATTCTCAAAAAAGAAAAACCGGATCTTATCCATGCACATAGTGCAAAGGGTGGTGTGATCGGACGAATTGTTGGATGGTTGCTTAAGGTGAATGTTCTATACACGCCTCAGGCTTTTTCTTATCTGAGTGCTTCGGGTAAATTGAAAAAATCACTTTTTTTAAAAATAGAACAATTAACAAGGTTTTCAAACAGCTATGTGCTTGCCTCTTCAAATTCTGAAAGAGACCGAGCCTTAAATGAAGTAAAATATCCTGGAGATAAAGTTTTGTTATTTAACAACTCGATAAAACCAATTCAAATTATACCGTCTTTATCGATTGAAAAAACGTGGCCCGATAATTACATCTGTTCTGTAGGCAGACCATCTTATCAGAAAAACATTGAACTTATGATTGAAGTTTTTGATCAGGTTCGTAAAGAAAATGACATACATCTACTAGTCATCGGGTTGGGTTTTCACCACGACCGTTTGGATTCGGTATTGAATCTGATCAAAAAATACAACCTTGAAAACCATGTCACACTTTTAAAGTGGACAGAAAGAGGCGATATTTTTAACATTATAAAGCACGCTAAACTTTACATCTCTACAGCAAGATACGAAGGTTTGCCTTATTCTATAATAGAAAGCTTGGCATTGGGAAAGCCATGTGTGGTTACTGATTGTGATGGCAACCGTGATTTGGTTACAAATAACGTTAACGGTTATGTTATCAAAAACGAAAATGTGGAGGAGTTTAAGGATAAACTTTTGCATATTTTAAACGACAAAGCTGTTGAAGAGAATTTTGGTGAAAACTCTCTAAAAATATTTGGAGAACATTTCAATATGGATAACAACATAGAAAAATTAGAAGCTATTTATAGAAAATATTCCAGTACACGTATGTGACCAAAGATGTGATCAGATTTGTATGCCTATAAACGATTTATTGTCAGGAGAAGATTTGATAGCGTTTAATAACTGTTTACAAATCTTGTTGTTTTGAGGGCAGAGATTTAGGTTATCGAAATCAACTGGAGCAGTATGTCACCGCTTAAAGCGGAATACATATTGTTTTCTGTAATAAAGATGCTAAAAGAATAATTTCCGGAACAAAAAAAATGATAACTTGCGCATTTATACAAAATCACTTTAAGGCTATAGCTACTGAGATTAATTGTGGGTAAACATAGATGGAGAAGACTTGTAGTTATTTCAAAAATGCCTGGCTGGAAAAAAGAGGCCTGATAAATAAGGAGAGTGTTTTTAGCTGCCTTCTAGCAGGAATTTTAATAGCAATACCCTTAAAGTACGCATTCAGCAGTTTAGCAACTATATTACTGATTACCGTTGCCTTTTCTTCTTTCTTTAAAATTAAATTTTCATTTAATACGCATTTATTTCTTCCGGTTATATTCTATTTGATCATGCTGACTTCACTGATGTGGACAAGTGACACGGAATTAACTTCGGGCGGATTGCAAAAAGAATTGGCCTTTTTGTTTGTTCCACTACCTTTTTTGTTTATTCCGGACATAAAAAAAATAAACAGGCATCTTGTTTTTAGGCTATTTAGTTTAAGCATGGTTTTTTATGCGCTCTTTTATTTTGTGAAAGCAGCGCTGCGCTATAGGACTACAGGGGATATTTCTGTTTTTTTCTATCATGAATTGGTAACTCAGGATCTCAGTGCCATTTATGTATCTGTTTTTGCGTCTTTTGCCATTTTTTATTTTGTAGCTAAAAAGAACAAAAATTATTTTGAAAAGGCAGCTTTGTTTATTTTGATAGCTTTGGTTTTTCTTTTGTCATCGAAAAGTATTATAACCATTGATTTTATCCTGATTGTCTGTTACTATTCTTTTTTTTCGGACATCCCAAAGAGTGTTAAAGGAACCACTGTCATTGCTGTTTTCTCGTTTTTGTTTTTTTCATTGGTCTATGTGAAAGAAGTAAGGGAACGATTTTTATTGGAATACGAAACGGCATTTGTGGATAATACGGTCAATAATAAAATAGGGAATGACAATGCAAAAGTTTTTAACGTTAGCTTGAAACAAGCATGGCACAACGATAAATTTCAGCCAAATCATTTTTTTCCGGGGACAGCCCTGAGAATTTTTCAGATAAGAGCTTTTAAGGAGATGCTTGACGGGAACAGTATTCTTTTGACTGGATTCGGATTGCAAGCGTCCCAGAATAAAATAAGAGAAAAGGTGGCTGAACATAATCTGAATCTGGGTTATGGTGATTTTAACTTTCATAATCAATATGTGCAGACATTTGCCGAAATAGGGATTTTTGGTTTTTTCGTTTTGATTACGATGTTATATTCTAATCTTAAAAATGCCTGGAAAAATGAAGATTTTTTGCATATTGCTTTCGCAGTAACGATGATAGTTTTATTTTTGACGGAATCCTTTTTTTGCAGGCAAAGAGGGGTGCTTTTTTTTATTACACTCTATTGTGTCTTTAATTCGACACTGAAGCCGACAGAGGAAAAGTATAATTTATAATTATGAAAAGAATTTTAATCACGGGAGCAGCCGGATTTTTAGGCTCGCATTTATGTGATCGTTTTATAGCAGAAGGGTACCATGTAATTGGCATGGATAATCTTATTACAGGTGATCTGAAAAACATTGAGCATCTTTTTAAACTTGAAAATTTCGAATTTTATCATCACGATATTACAAAATTTGTTCACGTTCCAGGTAAATTAGATTATATTTTGCATTTTGCTTCACCTGCAAGTCCAATTGATTATTTAAAAATCCCTATTCAGACATTGAAAGTGGGATCTTTGGGAACCCATAACCTTTTGGGGCTGGCTAGAGTTAAAAAAGCAAGAATTCTTATTGCGTCTACATCTGAAGTTTATGGAGATCCTTTAGTACATCCACAAACGGAAGAGTATTATGGTAATGTAAATACGATTGGTCCACGAGGTGTTTATGACGAAGCCAAGCGTTTTCAGGAATCAATTACCATGGCGTATCATACGTATCACGGTGTAGAAACAAGAATCGTTAGAATCTTTAACACCTACGGTCCGCGAATGCGATTAAATGACGGCCGTGTAATTCCGGCGTTTATCGGACAGGCAATTCGCGGCGAAGACTTAACCATTTTTGGAGACGGCTCCCAAACCCGTTCGTTTTGCTATGTAGATGATCAGGTGGAAGGGATTTTCCGTCTGTTACATTCGGATTATCATTTACCTGTGAATATTGGGAATCCAGATGAAATTACCATAAAGGACTTTGCAGAAGAAATTATAAAACTCACAGGTACCAATCAAAAAGTGGTCTACCTTCCATTGCCAGTTAATGATCCTATGCAACGCCAGCCGGATACTACTAAGGCTAAAGAAATATTAGGATGGGAGGCAAAAATATCCCGTTCCGAAGGAATGAAAATCACGTACGAATATTTTAAATCGCTTTCCCCGGAAGAATTGGCAAAAGAAGAACATAAGGATTTTTCTAAATACATTTTTTAATTGGGAAGACACACTGGAAGATATTCAGGCTATCTTAGGCCATTTTCATATTTGCTGGACTTAATGATTATTAATGTCTTAGCGACAGTGCTGCTATTGGATCCGCCCAATGTTATCAATTACCACCTTTTTCTTTCCGTTTCATGGGTGTTAATAGCTTGGAATGTTGGGTTTTATGAGGTTTATCGCTTTACAAAAGCACTGGAAATTTTAGGGAAGATTTTAAATCAGTATGTGCTGTTTATTATTTTGAATTTTGCATATCTGGGTTATTTTTTAAAGTTTTCAGAACCTTCCAAAATCTTAAAATTCGTTACACTTGCGATTGTTTTAATTTCCCTCGCGAAACTTTTTATATTTTATTTTTTAAAGCGTTTCAGGGTTGTTTTTGGAGGAAACTTCAGAAGGGTTGTTATTATAGGTGAAGGAAAAAATGTTGCTGAGTTAACTCATTTTTTCAATGAAAATCCAGATTATGGGTATAACCTGGTTTCTCATTTCGATTTGGAAGGTAATAAGAATGAAAAGATCAGCGATTGTTTCTCATTCGTCCTAGAGCAAAAAATTGATGAAATTTATTGTTCACTTTGCGATATGGAGAGTGAGGATATCAATCGGTTCATTGATTTTACGGATAACAATTTAAAGGTTTTGAAGTTCTTGCCGGATGATGATGAGGTGTTATCGAGAAATATGAAGTTAGATTTTTATGGCTATATACCAGTGGCATCATTAAGGGATATCCCGTTGGACAAAATGATAAACATGATTGTCAAAAGAGGATTTGATATTATTTTTTCGTTATTGGTAATCATTGGCTTATTGTCTTGGCTGATCCCAATTTTGGCTTTTCTGATAAAAAAGGAATCGAAAGGCCCTGTTTTTTTTAAACAGAGGAGAAATGGTCTGAACTATCACGAATTCGATTGCTATAAATTCCGTTCCATGAGACCTAACGAAATTGCCGATTTGGAACAGGTATCCAAAAACGACCCCAGAATTACCAACGTTGGGCGCTTTATCCGTAAAACCAGCATTGACGAATTACCTCAATTCTTTAACGTGCTTATCGGAGATATGTCTGTAGTAGGACCGAGACCCCACATGGTGAGTCATACCGAGATGTACGCCAAAAGTGTGGATAAATTCATGGTACGGCATTTTGTGAAACCGGGAATTACGGGATTGGCACAAACCAATGGTTACCGTGGTGAGGTGGAAAACGATGCCGATATTATCAACAGGGTAAAATATGATATTTTCTACCTTGAAAACTGGTCGCTTCTGTTGGATCTTAAAATAATATTCATGACAGTCTTTAATGCAATTAGAGGCGAAGAAAAAGCGTATTAATGAATAGTCTTGTTTCAATAATAACTCCTACGTTTAATTCGGCAAAATATATTGTTGAAACGATACGCTCTGTCCAGAATCAGACACATAAAAATTGGGAATTGCTTATCGTGGATGATGGTTCTTCCGACGATACAGTTGCAGTTATAATTGAATTTTTAAAGAAAGAATCCCGAATTAAATTTTTTCCGCTCGATAAAAATGTGGGGCCTGCTAAAGCCCGTAATATCGGAATTGAGAATGCTCGCGGTGATTATATGACCTTTCTTGATGCTGATGATATTTGGTTTTCGGATTTTATTGAAAATAGTATTACAAACATTCAGGCATCTGGAGTCCATTTCGTGTTTTCATCATATAGGCGTTCAGATGAAAATTTAGAATTTGTTTATTCCGATTTTATTGTTCCTAAAAAAGTTACCTATACGGATATTCTTAAATCGAATTCCATCAGTTGTCTTACAGCTTTTGTAGATATTAAGACTTTAGGAAAGAAGACCATGCCGGAAATCCGGAAGCGGCAGGACATGGGATTGTGGTTAAAATATCTCAAAGAAATTCCTTTCGCATACGGAATTCAGGAGACAAAAGCAGTCTATCGGATTCGCGAAAACTCACTCTCGAGAAATAAAAAGAATCTTATAAAATACCAGTGGCAATTTTACAGGGAAGTGGAAAAACTAAACACTTTACAATCGTCGTATTATATGCTGCACTGGATGTATCGTGGCTTTATGAAATACAGAAATTAAAGTTCAGATTTAAATTGTTTTAGTTTCCCACGCGCAGTCCGTGTAAGGGTTTCTTTTCGATGATACGAGAAATTGAGCCCCGGCTCCAAATAAGTGTCAATCGCTTTTTGGATTCCTTTGATTTGTTCCTCTGTAAGTTCCTTTTCACTTACATAATCAATCTCAAACGCATCAGTTTTTGTCTGACGAATGATGAATTCCTTCACATTGCCGTCGTCTTCAATAATGCTTTTGGTCACATAGTAAAAAGTAAGGCCAGGCGATTTTTTTCCGCTTGGCAAAAGCGCAATATCATTAGTACGTCCGACCAGTTGTTTGAGGATTGGTTTTTTGGGTGTGCTTTTTTCGTCCAAAACACCAACATCACCAATGTCATAACGAATGAAAGGATGGGCTTTGTTATATAGCGAAGTGATAACGACACGTCCTTCCTGGCCATTAGGAACCGGCAGGTTGTTTTCATCCAAAATTTCAACAAAAAGGGTTTCCGAATTCACCTGCCATTCTCCTTTGGGATTTTGAAATGCAATCAGATCGAGTTCGGAAGCGCCATATTCGTTTACAACAGGAATACCGAATTGCGTTTCCAACAGTTCTTTGTCGGAATCAAAAAGCATTTCGGAAGTAACCATGCAGACTTTCAATGTCGGACAAATATCTTTCAGTATAAGGTTTTTTTTCTGAAGGAATTTGGCAAACAAAACAATCGAGCTGGTGTAGCCGTTGATGTAATCGAATTTTTTGGTTTTGAAATGCTTCAGTACTTTTTCAAGAAAGGCATCCGATAAATCAAAAATCGGGAAGCGGTAACGTTGTCCCAGAAAATCCTTCAAACGTTCTTTTCGGTAACCGATGAAATCCAAAGGAATACCGTAAAACCGTGCCTGATAGGAAGAGTTGAAATCGATGCCGAACCAACCAAAACGATAAATTATCGAAGCCCAAGTGAGTGCATGTACTTCTTTATCTTTGGCAAAAATAAAGGGGTCACCACTGGAACCTGATGTTTTGTTGACAAAAACAGATTTTTGGGTATATCCTTTTGAAAGCCGTTCTTTTAATGGTTTTTGCAGATCTTTTTTAGTCAGAACCGGAAGGTTGTTCCAATCTGTATTGCTTTTTTCTCCAACCAATTCTTTGTAAAATGGATTGTTTTCCAAGTGAAAAACCACTATTTTTTTTCGTTGTGCTTCGAGATAAGTCGAAAAATCAGCTTCCGGGATGGCCAGAATTGCATCGAAAGTGGCATGGGCTTCCTTCATCGGAAAACCACTCATTTTAAGCGAAAAGTCGAATAATCGGAACACGTTCAGGGAAATTTTTCCAAAAATAGTAAAACCGTATTCATAAACTATCGACATAAACTTTTTTTTCCGTTCAAAACGGACTATTTTTGCATCCAAATCAACAACTCAACAACATGACTATTTTATTGTTAGGTTCAGGCGGAAGAGAACATGCTTTGGCTTGGAAAATGCTTCAGAGTTCTCATTGCTCAAAACTTTTCGTAGCACCGGGAAATGCCGGAACTGCTTCAATTGCTACTAATGTTGCCATCAATCCAAATGATTTTGCAGCTGTAAAAAACCTGGTACTTTCCGAAAACATCGGAATGGTAGTGGTAGGCCCTGAAGATCCTTTGGTAAATGGTGTGTATGATTTCTTTAAAAACGACGCTGATTTAAAAAACATCCCTGTAATTGGCCCTTCACAACACGGGGCACAATTGGAAGGAAGTAAGGAGTTCGCTAAAGAATTTTTGGTGAAACACAACATTCCTACAGCGCGTTACCAGAGTTTTACTAAAGATACGGTGGAAGCGGGTTGTGAATTTTTAACGACTTTAAATGCTCCTTACGTTTTAAAAGCAGACGGATTGGCGGCTGGTAAAGGTGTTTTGATTTTGAATGATTTAGCTGAAGCACAACAGGAATTACGTAATATGTTGGTGGATGCAAAATTTGGAGATGCTTCTTCCAAGGTGGTAATCGAAGAATTTTTGGATGGAATCGAATTGAGCTGTTTCGTGCTTACTGATGGAAAGAGCTATAAAATATTGCCGACAGCGAAAGATTATAAACGAATTGGCGAAGGTGATACCGGTTTGAATACTGGTGGAATGGGAGCTGTTTCTCCGGTTCCGTTTGCTGATGCTGAATTCATGCAAAAGATTGAAGAACGCATCGTGAAACCTACAATCGATGGACTTCAAAAAGACAATATCGAGTACAAAGGTTTCGTGTTTATCGGACTGATCAAAGTTGGAAACGATCCTTTCGTAATCGAGTACAATGTCCGTATGGGTGACCCCGAAACAGAAGTGGTAATGCCACGTTTGAAATCGGATTTGGTTGAAATTTTCAAGGCGATTGCGACAGAAACCTTAGACCAGGTAGCTTTTGAAATCGACCCAAGAAGTGCTACTACAATTATGGTTGTTTCGGGCGGTTATCCTGAAGATTATACGAAAGGCAAAGTGATTTCAGGTTTGGATAAAGTAGATGGTTCAATTGCATTTCACGCAGGAACCGCATTAAATGACGGAACGATCGTAAGTAACGGTGGACGTGTTATAGCCGTGACTTCGTATGGTGAAACCTTTAAGGATGCTATTGCAAAATCGTATTCCAACATCGAAAAAATCCATTTTGACGGGATGTACTACAGAAAAGATATTGGGTTTGACTTATAAGCCGATGTTTGTACATTTATAATATAAAAAAGAGCAGATTCATTTCTGCTCTTTTTTTATGACAGGATATTGAAGACTCTTAAAGAAAGGTTCGAGAACGAAATCGGATATTTTCAAAAACGATAGCCAATACTTATGGAGTAACGGAATCCGAGGCTCTCGAATGTGCTAACCCCTGAGCCGGAAGCTGAGCCATCGTCTGCAATATCATTCAAAAAAGGGAATCGGTCTTTTAATTTATCAATTACCTCATCCAACATTTCGTTGTCATCTAATCCGGATAGATCAGCGCTTGCCTTTGCTTCGAATTTGTACGCAGTAAACGAGGGTCCGAATAATATACAATCGACCACAAATCGTTTGGCGATTATAAACTGATAGCCTAATTCACCTCCGAAATTAAGAAAATGGACTTTAGTGTCCAGGGTTGCGGATTGGGTACCATTTGCTTCATCGGTATAAGAATAATCCCTTGAATTTTTGAACTTGTAATATGATACATAAGGAGCCAGGTAAACGCCTCGTGGTGCTGAGTATTTATTTAGGTCACCCAAATAAAATCGATATTCAGCACCCATAGAGTATCCAGATCGATCACTTGATTTCGAGAAATTGACACCTGTAATGTCCAAATTGAAATTTTTGAATTCCTGATATCCTCCGAAAACCGCGATACTTTGATTTTCTTTTATTACCCGTTCATATGAAAATTGAAGCGCATTATCATAGAAGATGCGATTGGTGACGTTAATTTTTACCAAATTTGGATGCTCCGGCTTTGTTTTGGTCTTCGGAATTGTATCCGTGGACTGTGCCGTTGCGATAGATGTCAAAACTAAAAAGAAAAAGAGGGTCTTTGTAATGCCAATCCCTTTGGTCCAAGGTGCAGTAATTATAATTTTCATGACAGACAAATTATAGAATTAAATTTAATTGATTTTAAATCAGCATTTTAGGCTCCTAAAATGTTTCCCCGGCATTCAGGTAAAATGCGTTGGAATCACGGCCCCATGCATAATTTAGAATCAGGTTGGTCCTTGTAGGTTTGTCAAGCAAAATGCGAAGCCCGATACCGCCAGCCGGCTGGATGTATTGGAACAGATTGACGTCAGTATCATGATTGCTGGCGGTTGTGAAATTGGCGAATACGGTTCCACTGATGAGTTGGTTACAGCTAATTGGGAAACGGTATTCGGTTTCAAAGTAAACGAGGTCAAAACCGCGGAACAAACCTTGGGTATATCCTTTACCGCCCCTGCTGCGCTGATCCCATCCGATAGCCGGTAAATTAAGATAGGGCAGGTCACCTTGTATCAGGAATTGTCCATATGTCCAAAAACCCAGTACGTGTTGCTTGTTAGTATGGCTTAACGGGATAAAATGGCGGTACTCGCCGAAAAGCACCTGGCTTTTTTGCTGTCTGTCGTTCAGACTTGGATTGAACCGATAATTAAAGTTCGCAAACCATCCATTGTTCGGATTTATCTGATTGTCTCGCGAGTCGTGGACCATGTTAAAACTCAAGCCATTCACTATATATTCCTTATGGTCAAAGCCGTGCCGCTGGCTGTAATTATAGTGCTCCGTATAATGTTCTCCTTCGATGTTTAGGTTCTTGTCATCTATATTGGTATAAATGTCAAATGCAACGCCTCCACCGATGTAATAATCTTTTTCAAATTCCCAGGAGATCGTTTGGTGAAACTTAAAATAGTCATAGTCCATGGGTTCAGTAATAGCGTCCAAATTGAATCCATCATCGGAACTGTTAGGCGGGATAATATCAGTACCCAATCCGTAGTTGGATTGTGTAAAAATGTAATAACGCCAATCACCGCTCAGGAATATAGAATTGTTTTTCAACAAAACGTTATTCTTAAGGTTTATCATTAATTGTTTTTTCGTGGTATAGGTCACGTTAAGGCTTACAGTAGAATATTTATCTTTTGGCTGGTCGCCTTTAAAGGTATATTGGGCCACGGCGCCGTACATAAATCCCGTTGCCGGTTGGGAACCGATGATCGGCATCACAATTAAAAAACTGTTTTTGATCGGCTTGAGGATGGTGGTGGAATCTTTTTTTCTGAAAAGATCTGGAACAGAAACTATGGGGCATTTGCTGACCGAGTCTATACTAGTCTGAGCAGTTATGTTGCCTATAAACAGGGTTTCCACCAATAAAAAGGTACAAAGAATTTTCAGTAATTTGTTGTTTAAAATGATCATGGTAGACTCTTTTGGTTTTTTCTTATTAATAAAATTATACAGAAATGCCTTAAGTCTTTCAACATTATCCTTTTTATCGATAAACCGCTTTTTTTGACGGTATTTTAAA encodes the following:
- a CDS encoding UDP-glucuronic acid decarboxylase family protein, producing MKRILITGAAGFLGSHLCDRFIAEGYHVIGMDNLITGDLKNIEHLFKLENFEFYHHDITKFVHVPGKLDYILHFASPASPIDYLKIPIQTLKVGSLGTHNLLGLARVKKARILIASTSEVYGDPLVHPQTEEYYGNVNTIGPRGVYDEAKRFQESITMAYHTYHGVETRIVRIFNTYGPRMRLNDGRVIPAFIGQAIRGEDLTIFGDGSQTRSFCYVDDQVEGIFRLLHSDYHLPVNIGNPDEITIKDFAEEIIKLTGTNQKVVYLPLPVNDPMQRQPDTTKAKEILGWEAKISRSEGMKITYEYFKSLSPEELAKEEHKDFSKYIF
- a CDS encoding autotransporter domain-containing protein, which encodes MKIIITAPWTKGIGITKTLFFFLVLTSIATAQSTDTIPKTKTKPEHPNLVKINVTNRIFYDNALQFSYERVIKENQSIAVFGGYQEFKNFNLDITGVNFSKSSDRSGYSMGAEYRFYLGDLNKYSAPRGVYLAPYVSYYKFKNSRDYSYTDEANGTQSATLDTKVHFLNFGGELGYQFIIAKRFVVDCILFGPSFTAYKFEAKASADLSGLDDNEMLDEVIDKLKDRFPFLNDIADDGSASGSGVSTFESLGFRYSISIGYRF
- a CDS encoding BamA/TamA family outer membrane protein, whose protein sequence is MIILNNKLLKILCTFLLVETLFIGNITAQTSIDSVSKCPIVSVPDLFRKKDSTTILKPIKNSFLIVMPIIGSQPATGFMYGAVAQYTFKGDQPKDKYSTVSLNVTYTTKKQLMINLKNNVLLKNNSIFLSGDWRYYIFTQSNYGLGTDIIPPNSSDDGFNLDAITEPMDYDYFKFHQTISWEFEKDYYIGGGVAFDIYTNIDDKNLNIEGEHYTEHYNYSQRHGFDHKEYIVNGLSFNMVHDSRDNQINPNNGWFANFNYRFNPSLNDRQQKSQVLFGEYRHFIPLSHTNKQHVLGFWTYGQFLIQGDLPYLNLPAIGWDQRSRGGKGYTQGLFRGFDLVYFETEYRFPISCNQLISGTVFANFTTASNHDTDVNLFQYIQPAGGIGLRILLDKPTRTNLILNYAWGRDSNAFYLNAGETF
- a CDS encoding O-antigen ligase family protein; this encodes MEKTCSYFKNAWLEKRGLINKESVFSCLLAGILIAIPLKYAFSSLATILLITVAFSSFFKIKFSFNTHLFLPVIFYLIMLTSLMWTSDTELTSGGLQKELAFLFVPLPFLFIPDIKKINRHLVFRLFSLSMVFYALFYFVKAALRYRTTGDISVFFYHELVTQDLSAIYVSVFASFAIFYFVAKKNKNYFEKAALFILIALVFLLSSKSIITIDFILIVCYYSFFSDIPKSVKGTTVIAVFSFLFFSLVYVKEVRERFLLEYETAFVDNTVNNKIGNDNAKVFNVSLKQAWHNDKFQPNHFFPGTALRIFQIRAFKEMLDGNSILLTGFGLQASQNKIREKVAEHNLNLGYGDFNFHNQYVQTFAEIGIFGFFVLITMLYSNLKNAWKNEDFLHIAFAVTMIVLFLTESFFCRQRGVLFFITLYCVFNSTLKPTEEKYNL
- a CDS encoding O-antigen ligase family protein is translated as MAVFKGSLAADVTTISRISIVILAGLVFLNSNSTKLIKSYIFTINLAILVSFVKILLLLKEGNLDLANGEDIYEVLPFDRPYLGFFILLASLFTFHKIKNRQMLKPLGVALIVLNVFFVVYIAARLALISYVLIGGLYVLKYSKISFTKKVCGIVVLILILFSSVYFIDNIKRRFKFNEGIETFVDYEPRFVIWPCSSEIITKDFKSITIGSGGFDETISALTECYSTSITKEDKRDWYVKIRYNSHNQFLGILLVGGIIGLSFFVAFVYFLFKRADNFIFFSIVLALTIFFIFECVLYRQLGCYIVGLILSLVKKNNES
- a CDS encoding phenylacetate--CoA ligase family protein: MFRLFDFSLKMSGFPMKEAHATFDAILAIPEADFSTYLEAQRKKIVVFHLENNPFYKELVGEKSNTDWNNLPVLTKKDLQKPLKERLSKGYTQKSVFVNKTSGSSGDPFIFAKDKEVHALTWASIIYRFGWFGIDFNSSYQARFYGIPLDFIGYRKERLKDFLGQRYRFPIFDLSDAFLEKVLKHFKTKKFDYINGYTSSIVLFAKFLQKKNLILKDICPTLKVCMVTSEMLFDSDKELLETQFGIPVVNEYGASELDLIAFQNPKGEWQVNSETLFVEILDENNLPVPNGQEGRVVITSLYNKAHPFIRYDIGDVGVLDEKSTPKKPILKQLVGRTNDIALLPSGKKSPGLTFYYVTKSIIEDDGNVKEFIIRQTKTDAFEIDYVSEKELTEEQIKGIQKAIDTYLEPGLNFSYHRKETLTRTARGKLKQFKSEL
- a CDS encoding glycosyltransferase, yielding MNHKIKVAHVLHSVGGVDVSLRLILENINPKEFENIIIHGTDDVKAGFHDKTGRKLTDYSISIFRNISFIKDIKAVVKAYAILKKEKPDLIHAHSAKGGVIGRIVGWLLKVNVLYTPQAFSYLSASGKLKKSLFLKIEQLTRFSNSYVLASSNSERDRALNEVKYPGDKVLLFNNSIKPIQIIPSLSIEKTWPDNYICSVGRPSYQKNIELMIEVFDQVRKENDIHLLVIGLGFHHDRLDSVLNLIKKYNLENHVTLLKWTERGDIFNIIKHAKLYISTARYEGLPYSIIESLALGKPCVVTDCDGNRDLVTNNVNGYVIKNENVEEFKDKLLHILNDKAVEENFGENSLKIFGEHFNMDNNIEKLEAIYRKYSSTRM
- the purD gene encoding phosphoribosylamine--glycine ligase gives rise to the protein MTILLLGSGGREHALAWKMLQSSHCSKLFVAPGNAGTASIATNVAINPNDFAAVKNLVLSENIGMVVVGPEDPLVNGVYDFFKNDADLKNIPVIGPSQHGAQLEGSKEFAKEFLVKHNIPTARYQSFTKDTVEAGCEFLTTLNAPYVLKADGLAAGKGVLILNDLAEAQQELRNMLVDAKFGDASSKVVIEEFLDGIELSCFVLTDGKSYKILPTAKDYKRIGEGDTGLNTGGMGAVSPVPFADAEFMQKIEERIVKPTIDGLQKDNIEYKGFVFIGLIKVGNDPFVIEYNVRMGDPETEVVMPRLKSDLVEIFKAIATETLDQVAFEIDPRSATTIMVVSGGYPEDYTKGKVISGLDKVDGSIAFHAGTALNDGTIVSNGGRVIAVTSYGETFKDAIAKSYSNIEKIHFDGMYYRKDIGFDL
- a CDS encoding undecaprenyl-phosphate glucose phosphotransferase — protein: MGRHTGRYSGYLRPFSYLLDLMIINVLATVLLLDPPNVINYHLFLSVSWVLIAWNVGFYEVYRFTKALEILGKILNQYVLFIILNFAYLGYFLKFSEPSKILKFVTLAIVLISLAKLFIFYFLKRFRVVFGGNFRRVVIIGEGKNVAELTHFFNENPDYGYNLVSHFDLEGNKNEKISDCFSFVLEQKIDEIYCSLCDMESEDINRFIDFTDNNLKVLKFLPDDDEVLSRNMKLDFYGYIPVASLRDIPLDKMINMIVKRGFDIIFSLLVIIGLLSWLIPILAFLIKKESKGPVFFKQRRNGLNYHEFDCYKFRSMRPNEIADLEQVSKNDPRITNVGRFIRKTSIDELPQFFNVLIGDMSVVGPRPHMVSHTEMYAKSVDKFMVRHFVKPGITGLAQTNGYRGEVENDADIINRVKYDIFYLENWSLLLDLKIIFMTVFNAIRGEEKAY
- a CDS encoding glycosyltransferase family 2 protein, whose product is MNSLVSIITPTFNSAKYIVETIRSVQNQTHKNWELLIVDDGSSDDTVAVIIEFLKKESRIKFFPLDKNVGPAKARNIGIENARGDYMTFLDADDIWFSDFIENSITNIQASGVHFVFSSYRRSDENLEFVYSDFIVPKKVTYTDILKSNSISCLTAFVDIKTLGKKTMPEIRKRQDMGLWLKYLKEIPFAYGIQETKAVYRIRENSLSRNKKNLIKYQWQFYREVEKLNTLQSSYYMLHWMYRGFMKYRN